The Dysgonomonadaceae bacterium PH5-43 sequence AGGCTGAGTTATTTAATCAATACAGGGAAGAACGATTTATACAAAGGCGATTTAATTTCGGCAATAGATGTTGTAGGTAATTCCCGATTGATAGATAAAACGATTGACATAGGTGCATTAGAAAACACAATGGAATTTGAGCCAACTCCAGATGGAATTGTTTATGTATGGGAAGGAAAAACAGGTAAAGGTACCAGTTGGGAGGATGCTTATCCTAATTTGGCGGATGCTTTGCACAAAGCAAGAACCGATTCTCGTATCAAACAAATTTGGGTAGCTACGGGAACTTACAGACCTGAATACCAAGCCTACGACTCGTATAATGAAGACCATAGTGACCGGGACGTTTCTTTTGTTATCCCGAATGGACTAAAACTTTACGGAGGTTTTGTCGGAATAGAGAGCGATATTGACCAGCGGTTTTTCTATGAAGCAAGTAAAACAGTGCTGAATGGAACTTTATCTGCCAACAAACAGGCTCATCATGTATTGATAGCTGCCGGACTGGATAACGTAACGATAGATGGATTCACAGTTACAGGGGGACTTGCCAATGGAACAACTAATTATGAAACAAACAAAACTTCCGTTCCCAGCGAAAGTGGGGCAGGTATCTTTATAAAGGACGTAAGAGAAGTTTCCTTGAAAAATATGAATTTCTATGCCAATGAAAGTTCAACAAGCGGCGGAGCCAATATTTACGTAGAGAATAGCTCTTTATTCAAGCTATACAACTCTCGGGTGCACGATTCCGAATCGATTGTTAAAGGTGCTGGTTTGTATGCCAAAGAATCGAATGTGGATATAGTGAACAGTCTTTTCTACAAGTTTTCTATGGATGCTGGCATACGTATTGCGAAGGGTGCTGCGATTAATTTTGAGGCAAGCAACAATAATAGTTGCAATCTAAATATAATTAATTCAACGATTACTGATTGTAAACCTGCACAAACGGGTTATGATAAGCTTTACCCAGTCTTGTTTATAAATGCAAATTCAAACAGCAAAGTAAATATACACAACAGTATAATAGATGCTTACATAGGAGGACCACGCGAAGTAGCAAGTAATAGTAATGCTAGTTTGAGCTTAAAAAACACAGCGTTTAAAGAAATCACCACTACTGAAACACAAGTTCCTACTCTAAGCGCTGAGATTGATAATTCGTATCAAAATGGTTTTGGCACTCTAAAAGAAGATTATCATTACCCAGACCTTAAAAACAAAGGAAATAATGACTTGTACTCCACGTCGTTCGGTTCGCTGACCGAAGATTTAGGCTTGGACTATTACCCTCGTTGGGATGACAAAACCATCGACTTAGGTCCTTTCGAAGAGCAAAATCAAATCAGACCCGATGACGATGGTATTATATATGTTTGGGAAGGCAAAACAGGAAAAGGTACCAGTTGGGAAGATGCTTATCCTAACTTAGCCGATCCTTTATTGAAGGCGAAAACGAATAAGCGGATCAAACAAATTTGGGTAGCTGAGGGAACTTACCATCCAATGCATAATCCAGGGGTTTCCTCCGGAAACTCATATAAATCTTTTGTCATGGTAGAAGGCGTAGATGTGTATGGTGGATTTGCAGGAACGGAAACCAGCATAGACGAGCGTGTATTAGGCGAATACGAATCTGTATTAAGTGGTTTGGACGAAAACAAAACAGAGGTACATCATATAATGATTGCACCTAATATACCTGACGAGGCGAAGGTTGTATTGGATGGATTTACCTTTGCAGGAGGCAAAAACACAGCAAGCTCTGGAGGGTATAGTTTAGACGGAGTAATGATTTACAACCATAAAGGTGTCGCTATCTACAATGAAAATGCAACGCTCGAAATCAAGAATATTACGATCAAGAATAATTCAGCTGGGGGAAGTCTTATCTATAGCAAAGACTCAGATATGCTTTTAAGCAACTCGATTATAACAAACAATACGAATTCGGATAAAGGGATTATTGATTTGAACGGAGGTAGTTTAAAGGCAGCGAATGTATTGATTGCCGATAATGAAGCTGCTTTGATTGCTTATGTTGAGGCTAATTCTGTTGCTTATCTTACCAATTTCACAATTGCGAATAATACTATAAGTAATGATAAGACCGTAATAATTAAACTTCTTCCCGATATTACTTCTTGCGAAATCTATAATTCCATAGTTTATGGTAACACAATAGATTTATTGAAAGATGATATTGTTTCTGGGAACTGCTTAATCGGAGTAAATCCTGTATTTGCAGCAGGCACTTATATACCGGGACGAACCAGCCCAGCTATAGATATGGGTAATGACTCCTATTACGATGATGATATTTATGGAATGCTTGATCTTGCAGGAAAAGAACGTTTCCAATCTGCTAAAATAGATATGGGAGCTTACGAATCGATATACACTCCAGTGCTTGTGTGGAACGGATCGGCAGCAGACAATGACTGGAACAATGAGAAGAACTGGACTCCCAATGCGATACCTATGGAGTATACGGTCGTATATATTCCGGGAAATGTGACGCATTATCCAATTCTTAAAGAAGACGTATTGAATGTTTGCTACAATATTTACTTTTTGTTTGGTTCGGAAGTAAGACGCCCCGACTTGTTGTTGTACAAAAATGCGTACGTGCAGTTGAATATGGGTTTGGGAGATCCAAGCTCTCCACAAACAACCAGCGATGATTATAACGAACATTTAGCATTTTCAGCCAAAAATTCGGCAGAACCTTTAGACCGCCAACGTTGGTATATGCTTTCCATGCCGATAGAAGGTGTAGTAACAGGAGACTTGATTTTTGGAGGTCACCCCAATGTATTCTTCCGTAAGTTCAGCACTGCCGAAGATGCCGATGCTGGATTTATGAGAGGAAGCTGGACCAACTATTTCAAAACCAACGCCGAGCCTTTAGCTCCAGGCGAGGGATTTGTATATTGGATGAATGGATATAAAGGTACTCCTTATTATAAAGAGTCGGATAGTCATAGTTCTATGCACTATGGGGTTCATAAAGAAAGCGACCCTAACTACGGACTGAAAGAGGTGAATGGAATTATTGAGTTACCGTTTGTGGAAAACGAAGCAACAAGCCATGCTCATCGTTTGCATAAGTACGACAAAGAAACATACACCAGTACTTTTTCTCGTTTTTATACAGACGGAGACAACTTAGCTATGGCATTTACTCAGCAAGATGTAGTGGTACGTTCACCTAAAGTGAACCGAATTATTACAACTTCTGCTGTAACTTCAGCTGTAAGCTTCGCTGAAAAAGATCCTATTGCTTTGGTCGGAAATCCTTATATGTCGACTATTGATTTTACGGCTTTAGCGAATGCTAATGCTTACAAAATAAAGGGTGCTTACCATATATGGACAGGAAAAGGCTTCACAACCTATACCAAAGAGGGTGTTTCGGGTGCTATCGAAGAAACAACAAAAACTACAGATCAATACATTGCTCCTATGCAATCGTTTCTTGTAGAACGAGCCGAAGAGAATATCACGACTGCCGACATCACCTTTACGATTGCCGATATTACTCCTAATGATGGTAATAGCACAACATTACGATCAGCAAATCAGGCTAAAAACAAGATAGAACTGATAGCTCGCAACCAATATGGAGCAGTTCAAACTTACATTGCACTGAGAGAAGACGGTTCGGAACAATTCGGTCGACTCGACTCACGTAAAATCCTTATGGGTATCGGGTCTATGCCTGAAGTTTATTCCTTAAAAGAATCCATATTAGGTGAACGCGTAGCTATCGGAGGAAATCATATAAATTCCAATCAGGCGTTGGTGCCTTTAGGTTTGGCAACTTCAACGGCTGGAGAAATGAGTTTCACGCTGAAAGGAATGAATGCGTGCAACGCTAAAGTGATGCTTTTCGACACAGAAACGAACACCGAAATAGATATTACTGGAATGGAAAGCTTTGAATACAACTTCAATTACACGCCACCTATTCAAAATGATGTAGTCGGAGCAAACAACAGCCGATTCTACCTGAATATCAGCAAACCAAATGGAGATGTAAATATAGACGATGTATCCGAATCGAATGTTTATGTCTATAGCGAGAAAGGAAACCTTTATGTGGTATCATCGCCCAGTAATCCTATCCACGAATGCTCTGTTTATGATGTACGGGGAAGCATACTATATATCGAAAAAAATATTGATTCGGCACATTACCAAACACAACTGCACTTTCAGGACGAAGTGGTAATTGTTCGAGTTGTTACTCAAAAAGGAGTAAAGAATACTAAACTTTTAATACAATAACGAGATTACAAAAAAGGTATGGGTTGATAACTTAGCCCAAAGCAATGTTGACACCCATACCAATTACACTCTGACATTAATCACAAATAACGACATAACAATGAAGCTATTATTCTTTTTAATAATTATATCTGCAAATATCTTTTCTACAAAAGCTTTTACTCCTGGTATGCAATACGGCGAATATTCTACCGACCATAATAAAAGTAAAGCTATGAATAGCAACTCCTCTTTTTCCATAATGGAGAACTACAATTTTTCTTCATCAGAACCAAGTAATACATTCTCTTTAGCAGAACAATCTTTAGACTATAGCTTTCACGGAATATATAGCACAAGCGACGACCCTAATAATACGGAGAGTGGCGGATCAGCAGATCCTGTCCCCATTGACGATGCTATACTTTTTATGATCTTATTGGCAACTTCTTATTCTTTAGTTCTCCGACACAAGTTGAAATTAAATAAGCAATAGCTGAAGAAGTCTCGGTTTGCATATTGCATTTTTATTGCAAACAATAAAAAAAGGACTTACAACTTCTTGTAAATCCTTGATACTCAGTGTCGGGATGACAGGATTTGAACCTGCGACCACACGCCCCCCAGACGCGTACTCTACCGGGCTGAGCTACATCCCGTAATATTTTCGGGTGCAAAGGTAAAACTTCTTTTCTTAATATGCAAGAGATAAATATTGTTAGAAACTATTCAGACATTCGATTAATTTATTGAATTATTGAAACTATCCCCGTAGGCAACGCTTCGCTCGCCGTACGGCTATGGGAGTTCTACTTAGGTAGCCCTAACTTTTATCTTTTAGTTTTTAACTACGAGTTTGCTCGTTTGTCGCTTCGCGCCAGTTCTTAGTTCTTCACTCTTAGTTCTTAGTTCTAAAAACACAAAGCTTCACTTAGGGTCGTCTCTCTTAGTAGAGACCCCTTCCCTCTCTTAGTAGATAGGCGAGGTCTCTCTACTAAGAACGATGGGGTGGTTCTACTAAGAGAGATTAGACCGTTATACTAAGAGCGACATCGGGTCTCTACTAAGAAGCACCTCGCCTATCTACTAAGAGACACGAGGGGTATCTAGTAAGAACCTGCTCGCCCATCTACTAAGAAAGGAGAGGTATCTCTACTGAGAGCGATCAAGGGGTTCTCTTAAGAGCATCGGAGTGCTTCGAGAGAGAGATAGAGCCGTCCATTTGTCCAGTCGCTAAGTTTTACGCTCTTCTCCGAGAGTTAAGAGATTGCAGATAGTTGCATATTTGGGGCGTTTACTTACTCTCTTGCCCACTCTCTTAAATGACGCAAAGGGTCTATAATGTCAAAATAATAGAGAAAAGAGAAGTCTTGTAAAAATAAGTAAGTAGAGAAAATGTCGAAAATTTGAGTGAAATAGAAAAAAGACAAAGATAAAACTTGTGCTGAACAGTTACTATTGTCAGTTGATTTGTTAATTTGAATTAAGGGCATATTATTACGGTTAAATAAACTAAAGCAGTTAAATCAAAATCGCAAACTTGCACGTTATTTGTATATGTACATTACAAATGACATAAATAAATCATTATTAATAACTAATTAAAAAAAAGACAATATGACGTTTAATTGGAAAAATTTAATGGGCTTTCTTTTGGTAAGCGTATTTAGTGCGGCTATTGCCGTAGGTACTTATTCTTATTTAGATGCAAACAAACAGGCATCTAATGATACAGAAGTTAAGCAAACAGGGTTTCAAACGGTGGGTTATAATATCATTCCTGCCGAAAACACCGACTTTACTCTTGCTGCCGAAAACAGTGTGAATGCTGTTGTACACATCAAATCTATTATTAAAGCAAAAACAATAGATAGAGGTCAACAAAGATATTTCGATCCGTTTGAGTTCTTCTTTGGTCAAACACCACAGTATCAAAGTCAGCCTCGTGAAGGCTATGGCTCTGGTGTAATAATTTCAACCGATGGCTACATCGTTACCAACAATCACGTAATTGAAGGCGCAGACGAAATTGAAGTTACCACTAACGATAATCAGCAATATACAGCTAAGCTTATCGGAACTGATGCATCTTCCGACATTGCACTGTTGAAGATAGACGGAAACAACTTCCCTATTATTCCTTTTGGCGATTCAGACGCTCTAAGAATTGGCGAATGGGTGCTTGCCGTTGGTAACCCTTTCAATCTAACCTCTACCGTTACCGCTGGTATTGTGAGCGCAAAGGGCAGAGGCAGCATTCTTTCTGATTCCAGAACAACTCAAGATAAAATCGAATCGTTTATACAAACCGATGCAGCCGTTAACCCCGGCAATAGCGGAGGAGCCTTAGTAAATACAAAAGGTGAATTAGTAGGAATAAACACTGCAATATATTCACAAACAGGAAGTTTTGTAGGATATTCATTTGCCGTACCCATCAGTTTAGTCAGAAAAGTGGTTGGAGACATTCAACAATACGGAATGGTACAGAGAGCAATGCTTGGCGTTACAGTTATGGAATTACCCGTTTTGAAAGAAATGGAACCTGACACATACAAGAAATTAAAAGTTAAAGAAGGTGTTTATGTTAATGGATTTGCCAACAATAGCTCTGCAGAAAAAGCAGGTATTAAAGAAGGCGACGTTATTACAGCTATTAATAATACCAAGATTAAAAACTTTACAGAACTAAGAGCTCAGATAAGCAGATACAGTCCGGGCAACTCTATAGACGTACAGGTAGACAGAGAAGGAAATACAAAAACCTTTGCGGTAGAACTTAAAAACGATCAGGGTACTACCGAAATAGTTAAGCATAAAAGTGCCGACGAACTATTAGGCGCAACCTTCTCGGCTCTTACCACCGACGAGATGAAAAAAGCAGGAGTATCTTACGGAGTAAAAGTTACTAATGTTAGTAATGGTAAATTAAAAAGCGTAGGTATTAAAGATGGATTTATTATCCTTACTGTTAACGACAACCGAATAACATCGCCCGAATCTCTAATTAATTTAGTTGAAAACACTATGAAACGAGATCCCGACGAAAGAGTTCTATTTATCAAAGGATTATACCCTAACGATAGAGTAAGATTCTACGCTATCGACATCAACGATTAACAAATTACAAACTATTGACTGCAAAAGTAATTACTTTAATTATGATTAATAAAAATAAATAATTACCTTTGCAGTCAATTTTCCCAGAATATTTTTGAATGAGACAGTTAAAAATTACCAAGTCAATCACTAATCGTGAAAGTGCTTCATTAGACAAGTATCTTCAGGAAATAGGTCGTGAAGACCTTATCACTGTGGAAGAAGAGGTTGAATTAGCTCAAGCTATCAGACGCGGCGACCGTGCTGCATTAGAAAAACTCACACGTGCTAATCTTCGTTTCGTTGTTTCTGTTGCAAAACAGTATCAAAATCAAGGCTTAAGCCTGCCCGACTTAATTAACGAAGGTAACTTAGGATTGATTAAAGCAGCTGAAAAGTTTGATGAAACTCGTGGATTTAAGTTTATCTCTTATGCTGTGTGGTGGATTAGACAATCTATTTTACAGGCATTGGCAGAACAGTCGAGAATAGTTCGCCTACCTTTAAATCAGGTTGGATCGTTAAACAAAATCACTAAAGCGTTTTCTAAGTTTGAACAAGAGCACGAGCGCAAACCCTCTCCTGAAGAATTAGCTAACGAGCTTGACATTCCTGTAGAAAAGATTTCAGACACATTAAAAGTTTCGGGTCGACACATATCTGTTGATGCTCCCTTTGTTGAAGGCGAAGACAACAGTTTGCTTGACGTTCTTGTAAACGAAGACGCTCCTGTAGCCGACAGAACTTTAATAAACGAATCTTTAGCCAAGGAAATAGCCCGAGCATTATCTACTCTTAGCGAAAGAGAAAGAGACATTATTAAAATGTTTTTTGGAATAGCTCGTCAAGAAATGACTCTCGAAGAAATTGGAGATGAGTTTGGCTTAACTCGCGAACGTGTGCGACAAATCAAAGAGAAAGCAATCAGAAAATTGAAACAAAGCAACAAAAATGATTTGTTAAAGAGTTATTTAGGTTAATAAATAACCCAAAGAAAGAAATTCCCCTAATGAATGAAACAAATAATGGGGAGAGCTCCTGAGATAATTCTCCGGAGCTTTTTTATTTGTAATTATACACTATACTTAATCTTTCAAACAACCCAAAGGAATAACCTTTACACCGTCTTCTCTCGTATAAGCCATCTCTCCACCTGTAAGAACAATAAGAAGATCGGGGAGTCTTAATTGTATTTGTTTTTCTGCTTTATTTTTTTCCTCAATAAGATTTTTAAGCTCAAGTAAATGTTTTGCACCAGCCTCTACATCTCTACTCCCAAGCTTACATTCAATAAGAGCATATCTACCATCTGACAAATGAAGTACAGCATCTGCTTCTAATCCATATCTATCGTGATAGTAAGACAATACACCTCCTAAAGATTGAGAATAAATTTTAAGATCACGAATACACATACATTCATAAATAAAACCGAATGTTTTCAAATCAAGTTCTAAACTTTGTGGCGACGCTCCTAAAGCTGCTACGGCTATCGAAGGATCTACAAAACAACGTTTTTTACCAGTCCGAATAACTGTTGCAGATCTTATTGCAGGACTCCAAGCTTCCACATCTTCAATAACAAAAAGTTTTTCCAAAGCCTCAACGTATTGATTAAATGTCAATATCGAAGTTCCTTCCATCTCAACAGACACATCTGCCAACATACTGGTTTTCTTCGCCAAAGTACATAAATTTCTTGCATAAGAGCGCATAATAAGCCTTGCCAAAGAGGGATTACGCTGTACTTTATCAATCTTGGAAATATCTTCACTACAAATAATATCTACGTAATCTTTAGCTATTAACAACTTAGCTGCATCACTCATATTATCCAAAGAAGCAGGCCAACCACCTCTACATGCAGCAAAAATAAGTTGCTCCACAGATAAGTTAGACATCACTCCATCTATATCTAAACTTTTATTATCAAATAGTTCTTTAATGGAAATAGAGCCATTAGATTCTTGAGATTCATAAAGACTCATAGGATACATTGAGATTTTTGAAATTCTACCTGTACCTGTATGCATTATATCATCATCATCAATTACCGTAGAACCAGTTAATATAAATTGTCCTTTTAATTGTCTTTCATCTACAGCATGACGAACCGCATCCCACAACACAGGAGCCACCTGCCACTCATCAATCAATCTTGGTGTTTTTCCTTTTAAGAGCAGCGAAGGTTTAGTTTGCACTGTTGCCAAATAACTCTCTCGAGTATCTGGGTCTTGTAATTTAACAATACTGTTTGCTTGCTTTTCTGCCGTTGTTGTTTTGCCACACCATTTTGGGCCTTTTATTTGAACAGCCCCAAACGCTTCAAGACGTAATTTTAGCTGGTCGTCTACTATTCTTTTCAAATATTTCATAAACAATTATATTGTAGTTTACGAAACAAAGATAGTATAAATATTTACACCAACAAATCCACTATATGTTTTTGAGGCAAATCACTATATGTTTTTGAGGTGATTTGATATATGTTTTTGAGGTAAATCACTATATGTTTTTGAGGTTGCTTGTTCTTTCTGCAACCTCTTCGACCGAAACGTTATAAACTTCGGCAAGTTTTTCCACTATATATATAAGGTATGATGGTTCGTTGCGTTTCCCTCTGTAAGGAACTGGGGTAAGATAGGGCGCATCTGTTTCCAACACTATTCTATCCAAAGGAGCCAAAGGCAAGTAATTTCTAAAAGCAGCATTCTTGTAAGTTACCACTCCATTTATGCCCAACTTGAAGTTTTTGTATTTCAGAGCTTTCTTAAGTTCTTCTTCACTGCCTGTAAAACTATGGAAAATACCTCGCAGTTTATCTGCCCCTACCCTGTTTAAGCTCTCAAAAACTTCTGGAAAAGCTTCACGAGTATGGATAGACACTGGCAAGTTAAGCTCTATACTCCAATTAAGTTGTTCTTCAAAGGCTTCTATCTGTTGCTTCAAGTAAGTTTTATCCCAATACAAATCAATACCTATCTCTCCTACTGCTATATAATTACCAGTAAAAAGCTCGTTCTTTATAATTTGTAAATCATTAAGATAATTATCTTTAATGCTCGTAGGGTGCAAACCCATCATAGGAAAACAACAATCGGGATATTTATTGCAAAGAGACTTCAAACGATTGATAGACTCAACATCAACATTGGGTATAAGAAATTTCTCTACTCCATTATGTTTAGCTCTTTTGATTACCGCATCAATATCAGCATCATACTCTTCAGTAAAAATATGCGTATGCGTATCAACCAAATACATTAAGCTGGTCTCCTTCTACATATTCGTAAAACTTAATTCCGTAGTCTCTAAACTTTCTATTTCTTTGTTCGGGAGCTAATCCCCAATACTTAAATTCAAGCTTAGTCCACGTATCCCAAATAATTCTATCAATCTTATCTCTCACTTCTGTAAGATTTTCTTGGTTACGAATAGTGTTTTGTCGATATATTTTAAGACTATGAAGTAAATCTCTAAACAAGTCGTAATGAACTTTCACCTTAGATATTGCAGGATTGTATATAGGAACACCACCTCTTGATGTTCGTTCGTTTTCGCCTTTAATTAATCTTTCACCCCATTCAAGCACAGCATCTTCCGAAGATAGGTCGGGTAGCGAAAATTCGTTACTATCTTCCAATCCGTAGCAAGCAAGAGTTTCCACTTTTATTTCATTACGAATAATAGCCATATTCAAAACCTGAATAAAGTGAGATATATAAAGTTGAGCTGTCTTAAACAGCTCTACATAATTTTTATCAGCTTTTGTTTCGTTATCCAATGCTTGCTTAAAACAAAAACAAGTACCTTCGAACGAAAGAAGTAAATTTCTATAATCATGCAATTCTGCCATAGATAAGATAGCATTCTCTTCCCCAATCAGTTCATCTTGGTCTATAATTGTTTGTAGTGCTTTTATTCTATCTTCATCTATATCGGGTAATTTCTTAGCCGGCATATAATTCTATGTTTATGATTTTCTATTCATTAATTCTTCTGCCAATGTTTTAATAACGTCTTTTCGGTCGTCATCTACATTAACTTTATTTAGTTCCCAAATAGATTTAGCATAAAACTCTTCCATTTTACTACGAGCGATATCTATCACGTTTAGTTTATCATAGATTGAAGTTACTGCTTTAATCTTTTCTTTTGGATTATCATTTATTTCGAGCCATTGAAGCAATTCCTTTTTCAATGCCTTATTATTGGTATTAAGAGCCGACACAAGCAGATAAGTTTTTTTATTACAGAGAATATCTCCGCCTATATTCTTACCAAAAACAGCTTGGTCGCCGTAAGTATCTAATATATCGTCTTGAATTTGGAATGCCAGTCCGAGATTAATACCGAACTCATAAAGAGAGTTCTGATCTTCTTCCGAAGCATTAGCTATAATTGCTCCAGTTTTAAGACAAGAAGCTATCATAACTGCTGTTTTTAGTCGTATCATCTTAATATATTCATCTTCAACAACATCTAACCTGTCTTCGAATTGCATATCGTATTCTTGTCCTTCAAATATTTCTTGAGTAGTTTTATTAAACAAGTCTAACAACTCAGGCAACACATCTCCTCTATATTTAGATATAAACTTAAACGCAAGAAGAAACATTGCATCGCCCGAAAGAATAGCTGTATTATCATTCCATTTCTTGTGCACCGAAGGTTCTCCTCTACGAACATCTGCATTATCCATCAAATCGTCGTGCATAAGAGTAAAGTTGTGATAAATTTCCCAAGCCAAGGCAGCATCAAGAGATTCGTCAATATCTTCTTTATACAAGTTGTAAGCCAATAGAGTTAGTGCCGGGCGTATTTTCTTCCCTTTTTGGGCAAGTAAATAAGCTATAGGATTATATAGTCGAGATGGTTGTTCGGGATAGTTTATATCCTGAATACCTTTATTAATCTTTGCGATTGCGTCTTCAAGAGTTATCATAATTTTCTTTTTGAGAATCAAAAATACTGCTTTTTATATTGATACACAAAATTAATATAGCATTTCTTTATTTTACTACAATTTAAAGTAAACAGGAATGTAGACTTTCACCCTTACTGGCTCTCCATTTTTAGTACCCGGTATCCACTTAGGCATAAGCTCTAACACTCTAATAGTTTCTTGGTCTAAAGAGATATAAATACCTTTTTCTATTTTGTAATTTGAAGTAGAACCATCTTTGTTTACAATAAACGAACACCAAACCCTACCCTGTTTATGTTGTGTTTGAGCCGATGCTGGATATTTCAGATTCTTAAACAAAAATCTACTAAGAGCATTATTGCCTCCCGGAAACTTTGGCATAACATCGGGGGTAGTTATCGTTTGCTCTTCTTGTTCGTCTGTAGTTTCTTGATATTGCACAGTCTCCTTTTCTTTTGTTTCTTCTTGATAATTAAAAGTTTCGGGGAGCTCCTCTTCCATCTCTTCTACTGCTTCGTCAACAACATTAAAGTCTTCGTAAAGTATTTCTGATTTAGTTTCTTGTAATGGTTTTTCTTCTTCAACAGTTGGTATAGTTATCTCACTTAAATATTCTTCTTCTATAAATATCTGAGGTAATCCCTCCCATTCGGGCATATCAGGCTCTACGGTTCTCCATTCTATAAGAACAAAGAATGAGGCAAGAGCAACTACAAGTCCCATAAGGAAATACGTTGTTGTTTCTCGTTCTAAATCAACGTTATTATTTTTTTTACTCTGCATTAGTATGCAAAAATA is a genomic window containing:
- a CDS encoding hypothetical protein (product_source=Hypo-rule applied); amino-acid sequence: MPAKKLPDIDEDRIKALQTIIDQDELIGEENAILSMAELHDYRNLLLSFEGTCFCFKQALDNETKADKNYVELFKTAQLYISHFIQVLNMAIIRNEIKVETLACYGLEDSNEFSLPDLSSEDAVLEWGERLIKGENERTSRGGVPIYNPAISKVKVHYDLFRDLLHSLKIYRQNTIRNQENLTEVRDKIDRIIWDTWTKLEFKYWGLAPEQRNRKFRDYGIKFYEYVEGDQLNVFG
- a CDS encoding geranylgeranyl diphosphate synthase type II (product_source=KO:K13789; cath_funfam=1.10.600.10; cog=COG0142; ko=KO:K13789; pfam=PF00348; superfamily=48576), with the translated sequence MILKKKIMITLEDAIAKINKGIQDINYPEQPSRLYNPIAYLLAQKGKKIRPALTLLAYNLYKEDIDESLDAALAWEIYHNFTLMHDDLMDNADVRRGEPSVHKKWNDNTAILSGDAMFLLAFKFISKYRGDVLPELLDLFNKTTQEIFEGQEYDMQFEDRLDVVEDEYIKMIRLKTAVMIASCLKTGAIIANASEEDQNSLYEFGINLGLAFQIQDDILDTYGDQAVFGKNIGGDILCNKKTYLLVSALNTNNKALKKELLQWLEINDNPKEKIKAVTSIYDKLNVIDIARSKMEEFYAKSIWELNKVNVDDDRKDVIKTLAEELMNRKS
- a CDS encoding protein TonB (product_source=KO:K03832; cath_funfam=3.30.1150.10; cog=COG0810; ko=KO:K03832; pfam=PF03544; superfamily=74653; tigrfam=TIGR01352; transmembrane_helix_parts=Outside_1_14,TMhelix_15_34,Inside_35_229), which gives rise to MQSKKNNNVDLERETTTYFLMGLVVALASFFVLIEWRTVEPDMPEWEGLPQIFIEEEYLSEITIPTVEEEKPLQETKSEILYEDFNVVDEAVEEMEEELPETFNYQEETKEKETVQYQETTDEQEEQTITTPDVMPKFPGGNNALSRFLFKNLKYPASAQTQHKQGRVWCSFIVNKDGSTSNYKIEKGIYISLDQETIRVLELMPKWIPGTKNGEPVRVKVYIPVYFKL